A region of Trichocoleus sp. FACHB-46 DNA encodes the following proteins:
- the lpxD gene encoding UDP-3-O-(3-hydroxymyristoyl)glucosamine N-acyltransferase: MRYATSCCLFAMKFSQIIQPLSAVATGNSLTSNPTCDPELQGVAAVEEAVAGQLSYIEGDKFAAEVGKTAASALILPPNETLQAQATERGIAWIATSQPRLVFAQAIALFYQPFRPTSEIHPTAVIHPSVQVGQNAYIGPHVVIQAGAKVGDDVCIHPNVVVYPEVQIGDRTTLHANCVIHERTRIGNDCVIHSGAAIGSEGFGFVPTKEGWYKMEQSGYTVLEDGVEVGCNSTIDRPAVGETRIGRNTKLDNMVHIAHGCNVGEACAMAAQVGMAGGVKIGNRVILAGQVGVANQSTVGDGAIATAQSGIHGDVEPGAIVSGSPAVDNKIYLKASAIYKRLPEMYQAFKQLQRRLGKTE, encoded by the coding sequence ATGCGTTACGCCACCTCTTGTTGCCTGTTTGCGATGAAGTTTAGTCAAATTATTCAACCCCTCAGTGCTGTTGCGACTGGTAATAGCTTGACCAGCAACCCTACCTGCGACCCAGAGCTGCAAGGCGTTGCGGCAGTAGAGGAAGCGGTGGCTGGTCAGCTCAGTTACATTGAGGGCGACAAGTTTGCGGCTGAAGTAGGTAAAACAGCGGCGAGTGCTTTGATTTTGCCTCCCAACGAGACTTTGCAAGCGCAGGCGACCGAGCGTGGCATTGCCTGGATTGCCACATCCCAACCGCGATTGGTGTTTGCTCAAGCGATCGCCTTGTTCTACCAACCCTTTCGCCCTACTTCCGAAATTCATCCTACCGCTGTGATTCATCCGTCGGTTCAGGTGGGACAGAACGCTTACATTGGGCCGCATGTAGTGATTCAGGCAGGTGCAAAGGTTGGCGATGATGTGTGCATTCATCCGAATGTAGTGGTTTATCCAGAAGTGCAGATTGGCGATCGCACCACACTCCATGCCAACTGTGTGATTCATGAGCGCACCCGCATTGGCAATGATTGTGTAATTCACTCTGGCGCAGCGATCGGTTCAGAAGGCTTTGGATTTGTTCCGACCAAAGAAGGTTGGTACAAGATGGAGCAGTCGGGTTACACAGTGCTAGAGGATGGGGTAGAGGTAGGTTGCAACTCCACAATTGACCGTCCTGCTGTCGGGGAAACCCGGATTGGCCGCAATACCAAGCTCGATAATATGGTGCATATCGCTCACGGTTGTAACGTGGGAGAAGCGTGCGCGATGGCAGCTCAAGTAGGCATGGCAGGCGGAGTCAAGATTGGCAATCGCGTCATCTTGGCGGGCCAAGTGGGAGTTGCCAACCAATCTACGGTGGGGGATGGGGCGATCGCGACGGCGCAATCTGGCATTCATGGGGATGTGGAGCCAGGGGCGATCGTGTCGGGCAGTCCAGCCGTAGACAACAAAATCTATTTGAAAGCTTCAGCGATCTACAAGCGGTTGCCAGAGATGTATCAAGCTTTCAAGCAACTGCAACGACGCTTAGGCAAGACAGAGTAG
- a CDS encoding GAF domain-containing protein → MQGPNQPLNQSCCCYIHCCRDDSRDQADLQAIAGTKQAQPDGDRTHTETETALRESEQRYRQLVELCPDAIFIQRGGKFVFLNPAAVQFYGGTCAEDLIGTFVLERVHPDYQALVRARMQQLQQSEIPAPLMEQKLCRLDGTVVDAEVTAIPLTYQGEPATQVVLRDITERRRVEAALRESEAQLKLDILERQQTEELLRQQNQRERLIASVTQQIRQSLHLDTILSTTVDNIRHCLESDRVTIYRLDGSSQGRFVAESVNPEWPSLLRTTMRQAWLKHYLDQYQQGLVSVFVDVQQAEFSPGMKRFLQRYQVQAGLAVPILQGQKLWGLLMVHQCRTSRDWQAHEIDLLQQLAAQVAIAIQQSELFQQVQQLNAVLEDQVQERTAQLAQALNFEARLKRITDKVRDSLDEDHILTTAVQELALGLEVRCCDTGIYNAAHTTSTITHEYSDSLSAVGQTIEMTARPDIYQRLLQGQHLQFCICDGLLIRSIQNSSMILACPIVDDQGVLGDLWLFRPNTDTFSELEIRLVQQVANQCAIAIRQARLYQAAQAQVAELEKLNRLKDDFLSTVSHELRTPMSSIKMATQMLEMSWDKAGKLVSDPSDRTSRYFQVLNDECDREIKLINDLLDLTRLDAETEPLLFTAINPHCWIPSVVEPFLEQARQQEQQLQVQLPAELPTLHTDLDILERILTELLSNACKYTPRQAAIAVTAQANSEFFWLSVQNSGVEIAVVELEHVFDKFYRIPNHDPWKHGGTGLGLALVKKLVEHLSGTIQATSQANQVSFTVQLPIVPPVLTEGP, encoded by the coding sequence ATGCAAGGCCCCAATCAGCCGCTAAATCAGAGTTGCTGTTGCTACATCCATTGCTGTAGAGACGATTCCAGAGACCAAGCGGACCTGCAAGCGATCGCTGGGACAAAACAAGCTCAACCGGACGGCGATCGCACTCATACAGAAACAGAAACAGCTTTACGAGAAAGCGAACAACGGTATCGCCAACTGGTAGAGCTTTGTCCTGACGCTATTTTTATTCAGCGTGGTGGCAAATTTGTGTTTCTTAATCCAGCCGCTGTCCAGTTCTATGGCGGCACCTGCGCTGAAGATTTAATCGGCACTTTTGTATTAGAGCGTGTTCATCCCGACTACCAAGCTTTAGTTCGAGCTCGGATGCAGCAGCTCCAACAAAGTGAGATTCCTGCGCCCCTAATGGAGCAAAAACTTTGCCGCTTGGATGGCACAGTAGTGGATGCTGAGGTCACGGCTATTCCACTGACCTACCAAGGTGAACCTGCAACTCAAGTGGTGCTGCGAGATATTACAGAACGCCGAAGAGTCGAAGCTGCCCTCAGGGAGAGTGAAGCTCAGCTCAAGCTAGACATCCTTGAGCGGCAACAGACCGAAGAGCTACTGCGACAGCAAAACCAGAGAGAGCGGTTAATTGCCAGCGTTACCCAGCAAATTCGCCAATCTCTGCATCTCGATACCATCCTCAGCACCACAGTTGACAATATTCGCCACTGCTTAGAGAGCGATCGCGTCACCATCTACCGTTTGGATGGTAGCAGTCAAGGGCGATTTGTAGCTGAATCTGTAAATCCAGAGTGGCCTTCGCTACTACGCACTACCATGCGCCAAGCCTGGTTGAAACACTATCTCGATCAATATCAACAAGGATTGGTTTCTGTCTTCGTAGATGTGCAACAGGCAGAGTTTTCACCGGGAATGAAGCGGTTTTTGCAGCGTTACCAAGTGCAAGCGGGTCTAGCAGTGCCAATTTTGCAAGGGCAAAAGCTCTGGGGATTGCTCATGGTGCATCAGTGCCGCACCTCCCGTGATTGGCAAGCCCACGAAATCGATTTGCTGCAACAGTTGGCAGCCCAAGTCGCGATCGCCATTCAACAATCGGAATTGTTTCAGCAGGTGCAGCAGTTGAATGCTGTATTGGAAGATCAAGTCCAGGAACGGACCGCTCAGCTTGCCCAAGCCCTCAACTTTGAAGCGCGGTTGAAGCGAATTACCGATAAGGTGCGCGACAGCCTAGACGAAGACCACATCCTCACCACCGCAGTACAGGAATTGGCCTTGGGTCTAGAGGTGCGTTGTTGTGATACTGGAATCTACAATGCTGCCCACACGACTTCTACGATTACTCATGAATATAGTGATAGCTTGTCAGCCGTTGGTCAAACTATAGAGATGACTGCTAGACCAGACATTTACCAGCGGCTTTTGCAAGGCCAGCATCTGCAATTTTGTATCTGCGATGGCTTGCTCATTCGATCGATCCAAAATTCCTCAATGATTCTGGCTTGCCCCATCGTTGATGACCAAGGCGTACTGGGAGATCTCTGGCTCTTTCGCCCCAACACCGACACGTTTAGTGAGCTGGAAATTCGTCTGGTGCAGCAGGTCGCTAATCAATGTGCGATCGCGATTCGGCAGGCGCGACTCTATCAAGCAGCTCAAGCGCAAGTTGCCGAGCTAGAGAAATTGAATCGGCTCAAAGATGATTTTCTCAGCACCGTTTCTCATGAATTGCGAACCCCAATGTCTAGCATCAAAATGGCGACTCAAATGCTAGAAATGAGTTGGGACAAGGCAGGGAAACTCGTTTCTGATCCGTCCGATCGCACCTCACGATACTTTCAAGTTCTCAATGACGAATGCGATCGCGAAATTAAACTGATCAACGATCTGCTCGACTTAACTCGCTTAGATGCCGAAACAGAACCACTCCTCTTCACTGCCATTAACCCTCATTGCTGGATTCCCAGCGTAGTCGAGCCATTTTTAGAGCAGGCGCGCCAGCAAGAACAACAGTTGCAAGTGCAGTTGCCTGCGGAATTGCCAACTTTGCACACCGATCTCGACATTTTGGAGCGCATCCTGACTGAGCTGCTCAGCAATGCCTGTAAGTATACGCCTCGGCAAGCGGCGATCGCAGTGACAGCCCAGGCTAACTCAGAATTCTTTTGGCTCAGTGTGCAAAACTCTGGCGTGGAAATTGCCGTCGTAGAATTGGAGCATGTCTTTGATAAGTTCTACCGCATCCCCAACCATGACCCTTGGAAGCATGGTGGCACAGGCTTAGGACTAGCTCTCGTGAAGAAACTAGTAGAGCATTTGAGCGGCACCATCCAAGCCACGAGTCAGGCGAATCAGGTCAGCTTTACGGTACAACTGCCGATCGTACCTCCCGTTTTAACTGAAGGGCCGTAA
- a CDS encoding GNAT family N-acetyltransferase, producing MQIRVETPKDYPAIADLLLAAFEQGDEARLVEKIRLSDRYIPELALVAEKEGVVVGHILFSYIDLVGAETLPVLGLAPLAVHPQYQRQGIGSALVQAGMAKAEERGEAIAIVLGHPPFYSRFGFEPSVAYGIESPFPVSAEFFMVTFLQPKRQGYAGKVIYPSAFEGL from the coding sequence ATGCAGATCCGAGTTGAAACCCCCAAAGATTATCCGGCGATCGCAGACCTCTTACTTGCAGCGTTTGAGCAGGGAGATGAAGCCCGCCTAGTAGAAAAGATTCGATTGTCCGATCGCTATATCCCTGAACTGGCTTTAGTGGCAGAAAAAGAGGGAGTAGTCGTCGGACATATCCTTTTTAGCTACATCGACTTGGTAGGTGCGGAAACACTGCCTGTTTTAGGTTTAGCTCCTTTAGCGGTACATCCACAATATCAACGCCAGGGAATTGGCAGTGCTTTAGTTCAGGCAGGAATGGCGAAAGCGGAGGAGCGAGGAGAGGCGATCGCGATCGTTCTAGGACATCCTCCGTTCTATAGCCGCTTTGGCTTTGAGCCATCTGTAGCCTATGGAATTGAATCTCCTTTTCCAGTTTCGGCGGAGTTCTTTATGGTGACATTCCTGCAACCCAAACGACAGGGATACGCAGGCAAAGTAATTTATCCCTCTGCGTTTGAAGGCTTATAG